The Molothrus ater isolate BHLD 08-10-18 breed brown headed cowbird chromosome 18, BPBGC_Mater_1.1, whole genome shotgun sequence genome window below encodes:
- the MORC2 gene encoding ATPase MORC2 isoform X4, with protein MRIGKDFILFTKKDNTMTCLLLSRTFHEEEGIDEVIVPLPTWNARSHEPLTDNMEKFAIETELIYKYSPFKSEWEVMDQFNKIRGEKGTLVIIFNLKLMDNGEPELDVTSDPHDIQMAETPPEGTKPERRSFRAYAAVLYIDPRMRIFINGHKVQTKRLSCCLYKPRMYKYTSNRFKTRAEQEVKKAEHLARIAEEKAREAESKARALELRLGGDLTRESRVTLRQVQNSAITLRREADVKKRIKDAKQRALKEPKELNFIFGVNIEQRELDGMFIYNCSRLIKMYEKVGPQLEGGMACGGVVGVVDVPYLVLEPTHNKQDFADAKEYRHLLKAMGEHLAQYWKDVAIAQRGIIKFWDEFGYLSANWNQPPSSELRYKRRRAMEIPTTIQCDVCLKWRTLPFQLSSVEKNYPDTWVCSMNPDPEQDRCEAAEQKQKVPLGTLKKDLKSNEEKQKQLTEKIRQQQKKLEALQKTTPILSQADLKKLPLEVTTRPSREHTRTQRPRSPPLPDVIKNAPSRPPGSSPPHKSCTQLKKSSSDRPNTSSPKLASMLFKEEASTSRTHHHTVTAGKSNSTLKTLAKPGASMKSLSGQQSPKSSRETPNPKAAKVPAVRKSASGRCLQASNTRKRALNIPEDGSEEEGEPKKERTKRGKFLAVKEEKDSNEVVVELTDSAGEEELLELKKAQKDKGLHVEVRVNKEWFTGRVTAVERIRQAIRWKVKFDYVPTDTTPRDRWVEKGSEDVRLMKPPSPEYQAPDTQQEEEVVMAEPSTSDCIRIEPDTTGPSSSQETVDLLVQILRNCLRYFLPPSFPISKNELSSMSSEGLLAFPLKEYFKQYEVGLQNLCNSYQTRADARAKASEENLRNLEKKLRETEEKLQKLRTNIMALLQKVQEDIDINTDDELDAYIEDLIMKGD; from the exons ATGCGGATTGGGAAGGATTTTATCCTGTTCACAAAGAAAGATAACACCATGACTTGCCTCCTCTTATCACGGACGTTCCATGAGGAAGAAGGCATCGACGAG GTCATCGTTCCCCTACCCACCTGGAACGCACGGAGCCATGAACCCCTGACGGACAACATGGAGAAATTTGCTATTGAGACGGAGCTCATTTACAAGTATTCCCCTTTCAAATCAGAATGGGAAGTGATGGACCAGTTCAATAAGATACGTGGTGAGAAAG GCACTCTGGTGATCATCTTTAACCTGAAACTAATGGATAATGGAGAGCCAGAGCTGGATGTGACTTCTGACCCTCACGATATTCAGATGGCAGAAACACCCCCAGAGGGAAC CAAGCCGGAGCGACGCTCCTTCCGTGCCTATGCTGCTGTGCTTTATATTGATCCCAGGATGAGGATCTTCATCAATGGACACAAAGTACAAACCAAACGACTCTCATGCTGCCTCTACAAGCCAAG GATGTACAAATACACTTCAAACCGTTTCAAGACCCGTGCAGAGCAAGAGGTGAAGAAAGCAGAGCACTTGGCAAGGATAG CGGAAGAGAAGGCTCGCGAGGCGGAGAGCAAAGCCCGTGCCCTCGAGTTACGCCTTGGAGGGGATCTCACGCGGGAGTCTAGG GTGACATTGCGTCAGGTCCAGAACTCGGCCATCACCCTACGGCGGGAGGCTGACGTCAAGAAAAGGATTAAGGATGCAAAGCAGCG GGCACTGAAGGAGCCCAAGGAGCTGAATTTTATCTTTGGGGTGAACATTGAGCAGCGCGAGCTGGACGGCATGTTCATTTATAACTGCAGTCGGCTGATCAAGATGTATGAGAAGGTGGGCCCACAGCTGGAGGGTGGCAT GGCATGTGGAGGAGTGGTAGGCGTGGTGGATGTGCCCTATTTGGTTCTGGAGCCAACCCATAATAAACAAGACTTTGCTGATGCCAAGGAGTATCGACACTTGCTGAAGGCCATGGGAGAGCATTTGGCTCAGTATTGGAAGGATGTTGCAATAG CCCAGAGAGGTATCATCAAGTTCTGGGATGAATTTGGTTATTTATCAGCAAACTGGAACCAGCCTCCGTCTAGTGAACTGCGTTACAAGCGCAGGAGAGCCATGGAGATCCCCACCACAATTCAGTGCG ATGTCTGTCTGAAGTGGCGGACTCTCCCGTTCCAGCTGAGCTCAGTGGAGAAGAACTACCCTGACACCTGGGTGTGCTCCATGAACCCTGATCCTGAACAAGACAG AtgtgaggctgcagagcagaagcagaaggTACCACTGGGAACTCTAAAAAAAGACTTGAAATcaaatgaggaaaagcagaaacaacTGACAGAGAAAATCcgccagcagcagaaaaagctgGAAGCTCTGCAG AAGACCACTCCAATTCTATCTCAGGCTGACTTAAAGAAACTACCTCTGGAAGTGACTACACGGCCTTCAAGGGAG CACACCCGAACTCAGCGCCCACGATCTCCTCCTTTGCCTGATGTAATCAAGAATGCTCCCAGCAGGCCACCAGGATCTTCACCTCCTCACAAGTCCTGCACTCAGCTGAAAAAAAGTTCTTCAGATCGTCCAAATACCAGCTCCCCCAAGCTAGCCAGCATGCTCTTCAAGGAGGAGGCCAGCACTTCCAGGACACACCATCACACTGTGACAGCTGGGAAGTCTAACAGCACTTTAAAAACTCTTGCCAAGCCAGGTGCAAGCATGAAGTCTCTCTCTGGCCAACAGAGCCCCAAAAGCTCACGTGAGACACCCAATCCAAAAGCAGCCAAGGTGCCAGCAGTAAGGAAATCTGCCTCTGGCAGATGTTTACAG GCCTCCAACACTCGAAAGAGGGCCTTGAACATCCCAGAGGATGGGTCTGAGGAGGAGGGTGAGCCCAAAAAGGAGAGGACAAAACGAGGAAAATTTTTGGCAGTGAAAGAAGAGAAGGATTCCAATGAGGTGGTGGTGGAG ctcacaGACAGTGCTGGAGAGGAAGAGTTGTTGGAACTgaagaaagcacagaaag ATAAGGGGCTGCACGTGGAAGTGCGTGTGAACAAGGAATGGTTCACAGGCCGTGTCACAGCTGTGGAAAGGATCAGGCAGGCAATCCGGTGGAAGGTGAAGTTTGATTATGTCCCTACAGACACCACACCAAGGGATCGCTG GGTAGAGAAGGGCAGTGAGGATGTAAGGCTTATGAAGCCTCCCTCTCCTGAGTACCAGGCTCCAGACacacagcaggaagaggaggtggTCATGGCTGAACCTTCTACCTCGGATTGCATCAGAATCGAGCCTGACACCACtggtcccagcagcagccaagaaaCAGTTGACTTACTAGTCCAGATCCTTCG GAATTGTTTGCGATACTTCTTGCCTCCAAGTTTTCCAATCTCCAAGAATGAGCTGAGTTCCATGAGCTCAGAAGGGTTGTTGGCATTTCCCTTG aaagaatattttaagcAGTATGAGGTGGGTCTGCAGAACCTGTGCAATTCATATCAGACACGTGCCGATGCCCGGGCCAAAGCCTCTGAGGAAAACCTCCGGAACTTAGAAAAGAAGCTGAGGGAAACAGAGGAGAAACTGCAGAAGTTGAGGACTAATATCATGGCCCTTCTGCAGAAAGTGCAGGAG GACATTGATATTAATACAGATGATGAACTGGATGCATATATTGAGGACTTGATCATGAAAGGTGACTGA